A genomic region of Gammaproteobacteria bacterium contains the following coding sequences:
- a CDS encoding 4Fe-4S dicluster domain-containing protein produces the protein KKKETVLAGTAGIFAFHDIDLLTSEGNPCIKCGRCLDACPLKLFVTVLISDKHSEILKCIECGACQYICPAGRPLMQKIRELKEELQDG, from the coding sequence AAAAAAGAAAGAAACTGTCCTTGCAGGGACAGCTGGAATATTCGCATTTCATGACATTGATTTATTAACTTCTGAAGGAAACCCCTGCATAAAATGTGGAAGATGTCTTGATGCTTGCCCATTAAAATTATTTGTAACCGTACTGATCTCTGATAAGCATAGTGAAATCCTGAAATGTATTGAGTGTGGAGCATGTCAATATATCTGCCCGGCCGGACGACCGCTTATGCAAAAAATACGGGAATTAAAAGAAGAACTTCAGGACGGGTGA